A section of the Alkalihalobacillus sp. LMS39 genome encodes:
- a CDS encoding NAD(P)-dependent oxidoreductase, with amino-acid sequence MKAVVLVGGSGTVGQILANGLSDKYDVIIMDKKKPIGMYTTFISVDATDRKDIQNKMPKADVLINLLNTESSHAISEVDTFERMTDIFFKASYYLFYTAIQKGIPKVIFASSNHVTDVYELDGVSLLGREITTDDVPRSKGVYGVLKYASEQLGYLFSTEENISVMNIRIGSVPKGVTKEEVESNERLQKTLLSQTDVVGLFTVAIESDQSFGTYYGVSDNPGKPWDMALAKEELGFVSQENTTDILQ; translated from the coding sequence ATGAAAGCAGTCGTATTAGTTGGTGGTTCAGGGACAGTAGGTCAAATTTTAGCGAATGGACTGTCAGATAAATATGATGTCATCATTATGGACAAAAAGAAGCCAATTGGGATGTACACTACTTTTATTTCAGTGGATGCTACCGATAGAAAAGACATCCAAAATAAAATGCCAAAAGCAGATGTCCTCATTAATTTATTAAATACAGAATCGTCCCATGCGATTTCAGAAGTTGATACGTTTGAACGAATGACCGATATCTTTTTTAAAGCTTCGTATTATTTGTTCTATACGGCAATACAAAAAGGAATTCCTAAAGTGATTTTTGCTTCTTCTAATCATGTTACAGATGTGTATGAACTTGATGGCGTTTCCTTGCTTGGACGTGAAATTACAACGGACGATGTTCCGCGTTCTAAAGGAGTTTATGGCGTCCTAAAGTATGCATCTGAACAACTAGGATATTTATTCTCAACAGAAGAAAATATATCGGTTATGAATATCCGCATTGGCTCTGTTCCAAAAGGTGTGACAAAAGAAGAGGTTGAATCGAATGAACGCCTTCAAAAAACATTGCTCTCACAAACCGATGTCGTCGGGTTGTTTACGGTAGCCATAGAATCTGACCAATCGTTTGGAACGTATTATGGTGTTTCAGATAATCCAGGAAAGCCATGGGATATGGCATTAGCGAAAGAAGAACTTGGTTTTGTATCGCAAGAAAATACTACTGATATTTTGCAGTAA
- a CDS encoding rhamnogalacturonan acetylesterase has protein sequence MAGKQLFIAGDSTASTYSQDRTPMTGWGQVIGDYLFGVTVRNFAFSGRSSKSFIEEGRLQKMEQYFKQGDLLLIQFGHNDAKQDERFTTPFSTFKQYLKEYISSARTNGVTPILLTPVQRRSFTEDGRFVETHGDYPVAIRELAQSEKVAMIDVTKESKVLFENIGPKELKTLFMWLPPRNHSNYEDGIQDDTHFSELGARTISKLIVRNLQSQKLL, from the coding sequence ATGGCAGGGAAACAGCTTTTTATCGCTGGTGATTCAACCGCATCAACCTATTCGCAAGACCGTACACCAATGACAGGATGGGGGCAAGTTATTGGTGACTACTTATTTGGTGTAACCGTAAGAAATTTTGCCTTTTCCGGAAGAAGTTCAAAAAGCTTCATAGAGGAAGGTAGATTACAAAAAATGGAGCAATACTTTAAACAAGGTGATTTATTACTTATTCAATTTGGACATAATGATGCAAAACAAGATGAGCGATTTACAACCCCTTTTTCAACATTTAAGCAATACTTAAAGGAGTATATTTCAAGTGCAAGGACGAATGGGGTCACTCCGATTTTACTAACACCGGTTCAAAGGCGAAGTTTTACAGAAGACGGGCGATTTGTTGAGACACATGGAGACTATCCTGTTGCCATTCGAGAGCTTGCTCAGTCGGAGAAGGTAGCGATGATTGATGTAACGAAAGAAAGTAAAGTTTTGTTTGAGAACATCGGCCCAAAGGAATTGAAAACATTATTTATGTGGCTTCCACCACGGAATCATTCTAATTATGAAGACGGTATTCAAGACGATACCCATTTTTCAGAATTAGGAGCGAGAACAATATCGAAATTAATTGTAAGAAATCTTCAATCTCAAAAGCTATTATAA